The following coding sequences lie in one Acidobacteriota bacterium genomic window:
- a CDS encoding class I SAM-dependent methyltransferase: MTEYQPKSDISTAYDHWSETYDHDANRTRELAAAKLRDSQLKLTGRHVVEVGCGTGYNTQWLARHAASVRALDFSPGMLSKARARVTTETVQFIEHDLTQPWPIADASADLIVVLLVLEHIENLAYFFSESARVLRPGGDLYLSELHPTRQLAGRQAQFTHQETGELVRVTAFLHNLSDYVKSGFRAGFELLDLDEWRESEALPTDLPRLMAVHFRLKNQGLSNHHLP; encoded by the coding sequence ATGACTGAATACCAGCCAAAATCTGATATTTCTACCGCGTATGATCACTGGTCCGAAACCTATGATCATGACGCCAACCGCACCCGTGAACTGGCCGCTGCAAAGCTCCGGGACAGTCAACTCAAATTGACCGGACGTCACGTCGTCGAGGTTGGCTGTGGTACCGGATACAACACGCAGTGGCTTGCCCGGCACGCCGCCAGCGTTCGAGCACTGGATTTTTCTCCGGGGATGCTCAGCAAGGCCCGAGCACGCGTAACAACTGAGACCGTCCAGTTTATTGAGCACGATTTGACCCAACCCTGGCCGATTGCCGATGCTTCGGCAGACCTGATTGTGGTGCTGCTGGTCCTGGAACACATCGAAAATCTGGCTTATTTCTTTTCTGAATCAGCCCGTGTGTTGCGCCCTGGCGGAGACCTCTATCTCAGCGAACTCCATCCCACCCGGCAACTTGCCGGACGGCAGGCCCAGTTTACCCATCAGGAAACCGGTGAACTGGTGCGAGTAACGGCGTTTCTCCACAACCTTTCAGACTATGTCAAAAGCGGATTTCGCGCCGGGTTTGAGCTGCTTGATCTGGATGAATGGCGAGAGAGCGAGGCGCTCCCAACTGATCTGCCACGGCTGATGGCGGTACATTTCCGGCTGAAAAATCAGGGACTATCTAACCACCATTTGCCTTGA
- a CDS encoding GNAT family N-acetyltransferase — MSSSIPQRHIHPANPSDIESIAHLMADYYREDGYWFQPDLARENLNLFVSNDQLGGILVGETPGQITGYIIVTFGFSFEYGGRDAFIDELFVAQDFRGHNLGRELLDAAIVFCRENSVKVLHLEVEREKEMARQFYARTGFTDHDRFLMTLDLR; from the coding sequence ATGAGTTCTTCAATTCCTCAAAGACATATTCATCCGGCGAACCCATCAGATATCGAATCAATTGCCCATCTGATGGCTGACTATTATCGTGAAGACGGCTACTGGTTTCAGCCAGACCTCGCTCGCGAAAATTTGAACTTGTTTGTCTCAAACGACCAGCTTGGTGGGATCCTGGTGGGTGAAACACCAGGTCAGATCACCGGCTATATCATTGTTACATTTGGGTTTAGTTTTGAATACGGCGGACGGGATGCGTTCATTGACGAACTCTTTGTTGCCCAGGATTTCCGGGGGCACAACCTTGGCCGGGAATTGCTCGACGCGGCCATTGTTTTTTGCCGTGAAAATAGCGTTAAGGTGCTCCATTTAGAAGTTGAGCGGGAAAAAGAGATGGCTCGTCAATTTTATGCCCGGACTGGATTTACAGACCACGACCGCTTTTTGATGACACTCGACCTTCGGTGA
- a CDS encoding acyl-CoA thioesterase, with translation MSRPFRYFLRVRFHECDAQKVVFNAIYGTYVDIAVLEFLRAIGLGEAVTGQFDYQLVKQTVEWKAPARFDQVLEISVWAKHLGNTSFTLATEFRLAGQSQINARVETVYVLVDAQTLSKTPLPSDFRHTLETGGWGLWVDHASCTVHREEHPDEQTTQNYKNEALQ, from the coding sequence ATGTCACGTCCTTTTCGCTACTTTCTGCGCGTCCGATTTCATGAATGCGATGCGCAGAAAGTTGTTTTTAATGCGATTTATGGCACTTATGTGGATATTGCAGTGCTCGAATTCCTGCGGGCAATCGGGCTTGGCGAAGCGGTAACCGGCCAGTTTGACTACCAGCTTGTCAAACAAACGGTTGAATGGAAGGCCCCTGCGCGGTTTGATCAGGTGCTTGAAATCTCAGTGTGGGCCAAACACCTTGGAAATACGTCGTTTACGCTGGCCACCGAGTTCCGCTTGGCTGGACAAAGCCAAATCAATGCCAGGGTTGAAACTGTGTATGTCCTGGTGGACGCGCAAACGCTTTCCAAAACGCCGTTACCCTCTGACTTTCGTCACACGCTTGAAACCGGAGGCTGGGGACTTTGGGTTGACCATGCCTCCTGTACTGTTCACCGCGAAGAGCACCCAGACGAACAAACCACTCAAAATTACAAAAACGAGGCACTTCAATGA
- a CDS encoding threonine synthase: MSYAHHLLGLGSGIQYPIDQLMNLDPVDSRPVTMILDLERLKAEKPDFAWYHPERRDMWRFGALLALDCADPADHPFIVTLGEGCTPPREYPTHPVAQKYGFTLQMKDEGKAEPGFGANPTQSFKDRGMAMTASMARKFGLKKLVVPTQGNAGDSMMEYALAAGMEVAVIMPDDTPMPIQGRVAAMSFRTPQVKLELVKGTIREAGALMREKYLPEGYFNVATFQEPGWRIEGKKTLGLELAEPLPGSTRWQVPDVIVYPTGGGTGVLGMWKAFDELQALGVIGSKRPRMVCVQSTVTAPIVNAWKEEKGDTVVTGGGQTLCTGLNVPAGVGHFKVLEIIRNSDGCAMAVEEAETARALQEVWRDTRWWICPEAAACLAALEPLVEQRMIRKNDQVVVVNTGSLEKYLPELRYLL; the protein is encoded by the coding sequence ATGAGTTATGCTCACCATCTGCTTGGACTTGGATCAGGCATTCAATATCCGATTGACCAGTTAATGAATCTTGATCCGGTGGATAGCCGCCCGGTCACCATGATACTTGATCTGGAACGTCTCAAAGCGGAGAAGCCTGATTTTGCCTGGTACCATCCCGAACGGCGTGATATGTGGCGGTTTGGCGCGTTGCTGGCGCTAGATTGCGCGGATCCCGCTGATCACCCCTTTATTGTTACCCTGGGCGAAGGCTGCACGCCGCCGCGTGAATACCCCACGCATCCAGTTGCGCAAAAATACGGGTTTACACTCCAGATGAAAGATGAAGGCAAAGCCGAGCCGGGTTTTGGTGCCAATCCGACCCAATCGTTCAAAGATCGAGGGATGGCCATGACGGCGTCAATGGCGCGGAAGTTTGGCTTGAAAAAGCTGGTCGTTCCTACGCAGGGAAATGCTGGCGATTCGATGATGGAGTATGCGCTCGCAGCCGGAATGGAAGTTGCTGTCATTATGCCGGATGATACGCCCATGCCGATTCAAGGGCGAGTTGCAGCCATGTCATTTCGCACACCGCAGGTCAAACTTGAACTGGTCAAAGGGACAATTCGCGAAGCCGGTGCCCTGATGCGGGAAAAATATCTGCCGGAAGGCTATTTCAACGTGGCAACCTTCCAGGAACCTGGCTGGCGCATTGAAGGTAAAAAAACGCTTGGTCTTGAACTGGCGGAACCACTGCCCGGCTCAACCCGCTGGCAGGTCCCGGATGTGATTGTCTATCCAACTGGCGGAGGGACCGGTGTGCTTGGGATGTGGAAAGCCTTTGATGAACTTCAGGCCCTGGGGGTGATTGGTTCCAAGCGTCCACGAATGGTTTGCGTCCAGTCCACGGTTACCGCTCCGATTGTCAATGCCTGGAAGGAAGAAAAAGGCGACACGGTTGTTACCGGTGGCGGGCAGACATTGTGTACGGGTCTCAATGTGCCAGCCGGAGTTGGGCATTTCAAAGTTCTTGAAATCATTCGAAACAGTGACGGATGTGCGATGGCGGTTGAAGAAGCCGAGACGGCACGGGCACTCCAGGAGGTCTGGCGGGATACCCGGTGGTGGATCTGCCCCGAAGCCGCCGCCTGTCTCGCGGCACTTGAGCCGCTGGTCGAGCAGAGAATGATTCGGAAAAATGACCAGGTGGTGGTGGTCAACACTGGTTCGTTGGAGAAGTATCTGCCTGAGTTGCGGTATCTGCTTTAG
- a CDS encoding isoprenylcysteine carboxylmethyltransferase family protein, with amino-acid sequence MSNQPLKNPGVHFPPPLLFVAGMLGGWGLHHLQPAPFSAILPAPVRVLTGWAIVVAGVGILAWALLTFWKIRTGIYPNQPANQIVAQGPFRFSRNPMYVAMTALTIGVSLLSNIGWILVFIPFILFALTVLVIRREEAYLTDAFGESYTQYCARVRRWI; translated from the coding sequence ATGTCAAACCAACCATTGAAAAACCCCGGAGTCCACTTTCCGCCTCCCTTGCTCTTTGTTGCGGGAATGCTCGGCGGATGGGGGCTCCATCACCTTCAACCAGCCCCATTCAGCGCCATCCTCCCAGCACCGGTTCGGGTCCTGACTGGCTGGGCCATTGTGGTTGCTGGAGTGGGCATTCTGGCCTGGGCGTTACTGACTTTTTGGAAGATTCGAACCGGAATTTACCCAAATCAACCAGCCAATCAGATTGTTGCCCAGGGACCTTTCCGCTTCAGTCGAAATCCAATGTATGTGGCGATGACAGCCCTGACCATCGGGGTGAGCTTGTTGAGCAATATTGGCTGGATTTTGGTCTTTATCCCATTTATTTTGTTTGCTTTGACGGTGCTGGTTATCCGTCGGGAAGAAGCCTATTTGACTGATGCGTTTGGTGAGTCTTACACCCAGTATTGCGCACGGGTTCGACGCTGGATTTGA